GTTCACCACTAACTTCACGCTGGCCGAGTTTGCAGCGCGCCGCGCCCGAGTCTACGACGCGATAGGTCCGCAGGGCCTCGCCCTGATTCAGGGACTCCCCAGCGTGCATTCGTCGGCCATCTTCCGGCAATCCAACGAGTTCTACTACCTGTCCGGCGTCGTGACGCCGCAGGCCATTCTGCTGATGGACGGCACCACCAGGCGCAGCATCTTGTATCTGCCGAAGCAGAACGTGAGCCGGGCCGCGGTCGAAGGCGATCTGCTGTCGTCGGATGACCCGGCGGCCACCGCCCGGATTACAGGCGTGGACGAGGTGCGGTCACCTGAAGAGCTTGAAGCGGATTTGAGCGCGCGTGCCGGGGCGACAACGATGTATGTGCCGTTTGCGCCCACTGAAGGCGCGAGTGAGAGCCCCGATGGCGCGCGGCGCCGCACCGCAGATGCCGCAGCGGATCCGTGGGACCGGCGAATCAGCCGCGAAGCCCACCTGCGTGCGTTATTGGCCGCCCGAGCCCCGCGCCTTGAGATCAAAGATCTCTCACCCATCCTCAACACGATGCGCGAGATCAAAAGCCCGGCCGAGATCGCGCTCATCACGCGCGCAACCAAGATCGGTGGCGAAGCCATTATCGAGAGCATGCGCAGCACCGTGCCCGGCCTGGCCGAGTACGAAATTGACGCACTCGCGCAGTTCATCTTTGTGCGCCACGGCGCCCAGGGCGAGGCCTACCGTGCCATCGTGGCCAGCGGCCCGGCGGCGATGAACGCGCACCATCGGGCCGGAGAGAAGATCATGACGGCCGGTGAGCTGGTGCTGATGGACTACTGTCCCGACCTCGGCTATTACCGCTGCGACGTCACGCGCCAGTGGCCGGTCAACGGCAGGTTCAGCCCGGATCAGCGTGACCTGTATGGCTTCTATCTCGGCATCTACGAAGCCGTCCTCGGCGCCATCAAGCCGGGATTGAGATCGCAGCAGGTGCTGCAGGCGGCGTTGCCCAAGATGGACGCCATCCTGAGAGCCGCGAAGTTTTCGAAGGATATCTACACAGACGCCGCCACGCGGTTTGTCGAGCGGTATCGCACGTCTGCCGAGCGCGGTGGAGGCCTGGGTCACGCGGTGGGCATGGCCACGCATGATTTCGGAGGCGGCACCGGTCTCATGCGGCCGGGCATGGTGTTTACGATCGAGCCGGCGCTCACCATCCCCGAAGAGCAGATCTACATCCGTCTTGAAGACATGATTGTCATCACTGAGAGGGGCGCGACGGTTCTTTCGGATTTTGTACCGCGCAGCATTGCGGCGGTGGAGAGAGCGATGGCCGGGCCAGGCCTTCTGCAACAGTACCGCCGGATTCGCTGACGTCCATGACAGACCCGACGGGGCCCCCGGCGCGCACCAGGCGGCCGCGGTATTCCGGAAAAATCCACGGCGGTTTCAGGACAAATGCAAAGAGCTGAATCCCGATCGTTACGGCCCAGAGATCGACAAGGTGCTGGCCTCCGGCAAGACGCCGGCCGGCATGCATCGACCGATCATGGTGGACGAGGTGCTGGCCTGCCTTCGCCCTGTGGCCGGTGACGTGGCCGTGGACTGCACACTGGGCGGCGGAGGGCATACGCGCGCGTTGCTCGGTCGCGTGTTGCCGGGTGGCCGCGTGATTGGCCTTGACGTCGATCCAATCGAGCTGCCGCGCACCGAGGGTCGCCTGCGGAGCGAAGGGTTCGGTCCCGAGTCGTTTGTCGCGCACCAGGGAAACTTCGCCGGTGTGCACAAGGCTCTGGCCGCAGAGGGACATGCGGCCGCGAACATCATCTTTGCGGACCTCGGCGTCTCCTCAATGCAGCTCGACAACCCCGGTCGTGGCTTCAGTCACAAGGAGTCGGGTCCCCTCGACATGCGCATGAATCCTTCTCGTGGCGTGACGGCCGCGCAGCTGATCGAGCGACTGTCCGAAGACGCGCTCGCGACATTGCTTGAGGAGAACGCTGACGAACCGCACGCCGCCCTCATCGCCGGCATATTGAAGGGACCGACCCCTGGACCCCTGGACTCCGGGACCCCGACGATGCTCACGACCAACGCGGTCAATGACCTGGTGCGTCAGGCACTCTTGTCCGCGTTCCCTCGTCTCACACCGGCTGACGCGACGCTCTCGGTCCGCCGAACCTTTCAGGCGTTGCGCATCGCGGTGAACGACGAATTCGCCGCACTCGACGCGCTGTTGCGGTCATTGCCGCAGTGTCTGGCGCCGGGTGGCCGTGTGGCGATCCTGACGTTTCATTCGGGTGAAGACCGTCGCGTGAAGAAGGCGTTCCAGGCGGGCCTGCGCGACGGCGTGTATGCGACGGTGGCTGATGAAGTCATTCGCGCGACGCCGGAGGAGCGCCGCGCCAACCCGCGCGCCTCGTCGGCGAAATTGCGCTGGGCGGTTCGGAGCTGAGAGAGTTCGACCGGGGGCCGGCCGGGGGCCGGCCCCGGGGGGGGCCTGCCGGGGGGGGGGGCTTTTCTCACCCAGAGTCCGCTGAGGTTGATCGTCGCCGCGGTCGGGGTGATCGCCACGCGGCAGCGGTTTCTGCCCTCGCGTTTGGCCTGATACAACGCGTGATCGGCCCGGCCAATCAACCCTGTGGCGCCGTTTTCTGTCGGCCCGGCTTCCGCGATGCCCACACTTGCCGTCACGGCCAGCGACTTTCCGTCGACGACGAAGGGGAGCGCGGCGATTTTGCGCCTGAGGGATTCAGCGGCCTGCTGTGCCCCGGCCACCGACGTGTCGATGAGGATGATCAGGAATTCATCGCCGCCGTAACGGCATTTCACATCGGTCCGTCTGAGCACCTGGGTCAGTAGCGTGCCCACCTCCCGGAGCAGTTCGTCCCCGCGCAGATGCCCCAGCCCGTCGTTGATGAGCTTGAACTCGTCGATGTCCACCATCAGGATCGACAGCGGCTGTTTGGACCGGCGCGCCCGTTCCATTTCACGGTCCAGCGTTTCGAGGCCGTGATCGCGGCTGACGCAGCTCGTGAGGCTGTCACGCAGGCTGTATTCGCGCGTCTCCAGGAAGAGCTGCACATTTCTGACGGCAATGGCGATGAGCGCAACGGCCAGGCCGAGTGCCTTGCGCTGCTCAACGGTCAACCCGGCGCCCTTGTGGACGCCGAGGACGCCAACGACGACGCCCGTGACCAGGGGGTAACAGAGATCGTCGCCATCGACGATGCCCAGGAGGCGGGCGTCCTGCAGGGTTTCGGTGGCAGTGGCCCGTTCGGCGAGCGCTTCGAAATCTTCGAGGGGCCTTCGGTTGGGCGTGGGCATGTCCCGCAGGAGCGCCTCCCACCGTTCGGGTTGCCGGGACAGCAACCAGAACTCGCGTTCCCCCGTGAAGGTGGGGAGGTAGCGCCACAAGGCCTGCTGCAGCGTGGCGGGATCCAGGGCGTTTGCGACGGCCTGGCTGAAGGTTACCAACCGCTCGAGCTCTTCCGAGCGCATCCGGGCCTGAGCCGCCTCGGCGGCGGCCACGAGCATCTCGGCCTTGGCTTGATGCCGCTTGCGAGCTTCGTGAAAAAGGAATACGCCCACGAAGATGGTGAGCGCAGGCAGGAGGTCGATTTGATACCGGTCCTGCACGTCGCGGGAGACTTCCCAGACACGTTGGAGCGGCCGCTGAAAGATCACCACAGTGCCGGCGATGAGGCCGACCACAAGCGACGCGTCGTTCCGGGTAATCAGGCGCATGGAGCCGATATCAGGAACAGTATAGCCGTCTGCCGCAGGCTGGCGGTATCAGCGAACACGCAGGGCACGTCGCACGGGCAAAGAGATGGTGTCCACGCTGGTGTCGCCATCCGAACCTAGGATATCGTTAGCCCGCTCAATCAACATTGGCGCGTTCGGGAGGCAAGAAGGAATGCAGGCAATTCCGGTGTCCGGGGTCAGGCGCGGGTTCGGTCAGACGGCGAGGCGCGATCGCTGGTGGACCACTCCAGCACTCATCTTTGTCGGGTTCTCGCTGTTCATCGTGTATGCCACGTGGGCCGCATTCCAGAACGCGCACTACACGTGGGGCCCCTACCTCTCGCCGTTTTATTCGCCTGAAATTTTTGGCGCCTCGTCGCATGCCTGGTTCGGGCCCAAACCCGACTGGTGGCCCGGGTTGCTGCCGTTTTCGCCGGCGCTGATCATCCTGCCGTTTCCCGGCCTGTTCCGGTTCACGTGTTATTACTACCGCGGCGCCTATTACAAATCCTTCTGGGCCGACCCGCCCGCGTGCGCAGTGGGCGAGCCGCGCAAAGGGTACCGCGGCGAACATAGCTTTCCGCTGATCCTCCAGAACGTCCACCGCTACTTCATGTGGGTGGCCATCGTGTTCATCGCGTTGCTCGCGTGGGATGTGTGGCTGGCGATGTGGTTCACAGACCCCGCGACCGGGCAGGTGCACTTCGGCATGGGCGTGGGCACGCTCATCCTCGCCGTCAACGTTGTGTTGCTGGCCTGCTACACCTGGGGCTGTCACGTCTTGCGTCATGTCGTAGGCGGCCGGCTCAACGAAGTGTCCAAGTCCCCGGTCTGCGACTTTGCGTACGAGTGCGTCAGCAGCCTCAACGGACGGCATCAGCTCTTCGCCTGGTGCAGCCTGTTTTCGGTGATGTCCTCGGACCTGTATGTGCGCCTGTGCTCGATGGGCGTCATCACCGATCTGAGGATCTTCTGATGTCGGCGCTTAATACGTTTCCCTACGATGTGCTCATGATCGGCGCCGGGGGCGCGGGTCTTCGCGCTGCCATTGAAGCGGCCGGCCGGGGCGTCTCGGTGGGCCTCATCTGCAAGTCGCTGCTCGGCAAGGCCCACACCGTGATGGCTGAAGGCGGCATGGCCGCGGCCATGGGCAACGTGGACGACCGCGACAACTGGAAAGTGCATTTCGCCGACACCATGCGCGGCGGCCAGAACGTCAACAACTGGCGCATGGCGGAGCTGCACGCCAAGGAAGCGCCCGATCGGGTGCGCGAACTCGAAGCGTGGGGCGCAGTGTTCGACCGCACGCCCGACGGCAAGATCCCGCAACGCAATTTCGGCGGCCATCGCTACCCCAGGCTGGCTCACGTGGGCGACCGAACTGGTCTTGAGTTGATTCGCACTCTGCAAGACCACACCGTCTATCTGGGCGTGACCGTCCACATGGAGCACACCGTCATCGACCTTCTGATGGACGAGGGCCGCGTCGCGGGCGCGCTGGCGTACGACCGAGAGCGGGGCCGGTTCCATGTGTTCTCGGCCAAGGCCGTCATCCTGGCCACCGGTGGCGTTGGCCGGGCCTATCGCGTCACAAGCAACAGCTGGGAAGGCACGGGCGACGGCCACGGGCTGGCGGCCGCGCGGGCGCGGAACTCATCGACATGGAGTTTGTGCAGTTCCATCCCACCGGCATGGTGTGGCCACCCAGCGTGAAGGGCATCCTCGTCACCGAGGGCGTGCGTGGTGAAGGCGGCGTGTTGAAGAACAGCGAAGGCAATCGCTTCATGTTTGGCGACATTCCCTGACAACAAACCCCAGACGGCTGCTGACGCGGAAGAAGGCTGGCGGAGTACACCCAGGGCGACAAGACTGCTCGCCGGCCGCCGAACTGCTCACGCGCGACCACGTGGCGCGCTGCATCTATGCGCGAGGTCAAGGCGGGCCGCGGTTCTCCTCACGGCGGCGTGTATCTGGATATCGCGTGGATCAAAGAGAAGATCGCGAACGCGCCAGAGCACATCAAGCGCAAGCTGCCGAGCATGTATCACCAGTTCAAGGAACTGGCTGACCTCGACATCACGAAGGAACCGATGGAAGTGGGACCCACCACGCACTACATCATGGGTGGCATCCGCGTGAACGCCGACAGCAGGAGTCCACCGTGCCGGGCCTGTTCGCGGCCGGCGAGTGCGCGGCCGGTATCAACAGGGCCAACCGCTTGGCGGCAACTCGCTGTCGGACCTGATCGTGTTTCGGCAAACGCGCAGGTGGATGCGCCGCCGCGCAGGCCAAGACGCAGCGCGCGCCCGGATCAACGACGCGCCATCGAAGTCGCGATGAAGAAGTCCGCTCGAGCCATTTGATCGCGGCCCGCCTCCGGCACCCCTACACGGTGCAATCGGATTTGCAGGACACCATGCAGGACCTGGTCGGCATCGTCCGCCTCGAGAATGAAATGCAGGAAGCCCTGGCACGCCTGGCGGCGTTGAACGAGCGGGCCGCCTCCGCGGGTGTTGATGGTCATCGCGAGTACCACTCGGGTTGGCATACCTGCCTGGATCTACGCAATCTTCTGGCGGTATCAGAAGCCATCACGCGGTCG
This sequence is a window from Acidobacteriota bacterium. Protein-coding genes within it:
- a CDS encoding aminopeptidase P family protein — encoded protein: MRWQKIVGGLMVMAIGAGVAVPVGHAQAGRAFTTNFTLAEFAARRARVYDAIGPQGLALIQGLPSVHSSAIFRQSNEFYYLSGVVTPQAILLMDGTTRRSILYLPKQNVSRAAVEGDLLSSDDPAATARITGVDEVRSPEELEADLSARAGATTMYVPFAPTEGASESPDGARRRTADAAADPWDRRISREAHLRALLAARAPRLEIKDLSPILNTMREIKSPAEIALITRATKIGGEAIIESMRSTVPGLAEYEIDALAQFIFVRHGAQGEAYRAIVASGPAAMNAHHRAGEKIMTAGELVLMDYCPDLGYYRCDVTRQWPVNGRFSPDQRDLYGFYLGIYEAVLGAIKPGLRSQQVLQAALPKMDAILRAAKFSKDIYTDAATRFVERYRTSAERGGGLGHAVGMATHDFGGGTGLMRPGMVFTIEPALTIPEEQIYIRLEDMIVITERGATVLSDFVPRSIAAVERAMAGPGLLQQYRRIR
- the rsmH gene encoding 16S rRNA (cytosine(1402)-N(4))-methyltransferase RsmH; the encoded protein is MRRWRERWPGQAFCNSTAGFADVHDRPDGAPGAHQAAAVFRKNPRRFQDKCKELNPDRYGPEIDKVLASGKTPAGMHRPIMVDEVLACLRPVAGDVAVDCTLGGGGHTRALLGRVLPGGRVIGLDVDPIELPRTEGRLRSEGFGPESFVAHQGNFAGVHKALAAEGHAAANIIFADLGVSSMQLDNPGRGFSHKESGPLDMRMNPSRGVTAAQLIERLSEDALATLLEENADEPHAALIAGILKGPTPGPLDSGTPTMLTTNAVNDLVRQALLSAFPRLTPADATLSVRRTFQALRIAVNDEFAALDALLRSLPQCLAPGGRVAILTFHSGEDRRVKKAFQAGLRDGVYATVADEVIRATPEERRANPRASSAKLRWAVRS
- a CDS encoding succinate dehydrogenase, whose protein sequence is MQAIPVSGVRRGFGQTARRDRWWTTPALIFVGFSLFIVYATWAAFQNAHYTWGPYLSPFYSPEIFGASSHAWFGPKPDWWPGLLPFSPALIILPFPGLFRFTCYYYRGAYYKSFWADPPACAVGEPRKGYRGEHSFPLILQNVHRYFMWVAIVFIALLAWDVWLAMWFTDPATGQVHFGMGVGTLILAVNVVLLACYTWGCHVLRHVVGGRLNEVSKSPVCDFAYECVSSLNGRHQLFAWCSLFSVMSSDLYVRLCSMGVITDLRIF